The sequence GCTTGGACAGGCCGGTGATCCGCCCGTCGGGGCCCGGGATGTAGCCGATGTGCGCGCTACCGCGGAAGGGCAGCAGGTGGTGCTCACAGAGGCTCATCACGTCGATGTCCCGGACGATGACCAGCTCTTCGTGGTTGGCCTCGAAGGTGGTGCTGAGCACCTGGGCCGGGTCGACCCGCAGGCCGGCGAAGAGTTCGGCGTACGCGCGGGCGACCCGGGCCGGGGTCTGCTGGAGTCCGTCGCGGTCCGGGTCCTCGCCGACAGCGATCAGGATCTCGCGGACGGCCTTCTCGATCCGGCCGAGGTCGACCGCGTCCTCGACGGGGCGGCCGGTCAGCTTGCCGCTGATCAGCCGCGCGGCCACGTAGTCCAGCTCGTCGTCGCCGTCGGGTTCGGTCGCGGAGACGGCCAGCTCCCCGTGTGGGGAGCTGGCCGTCGGGTCGTTGCTCAGTGCGTGCCGTCCGAGTTGTTGGACGGCGCGCCGCCGCCGACCGACGCCTGCGCGCCGTCGGCCTCGGCCTGCGCCTTGAGCTTGTCCTTCTCCGCAGGGGTGAGCACGGGCGGCTCGGTGGAGGGCTGGCGCTTGCCGAAGCCGTTGTACGGGGCCAGCGGCGGGCGCTTGACCACCCGGGAGCAGATCCGCGCCATGTCGGCAGTGGAGAGAGTTTCCTTCTCCATCAGCTCGAGCACGATGTTGTCCAGGACGTCCCGGTATTCCACCAGGATCTCCCAGGCCTCGTCGTGCGCCAGCTCGACCAGTGCCCGCATCTCGCCGTCGATCTCGGCGGCCACCGAGTCCGAGTAGTCCCGCTCGTGGCCCATGTTGCGGCCGAGGAACGGCTCGTCCCCGCTGGTGCCGTACTTGATCGCGCCGAGCTTGGAGCTCATGCCGTACTGGGTGATCATCGCGCGGGCCAGTTGGGTGGCCTTCTCGATGTCGTTGCCGGCACCGGTGGTGGGCTCGTGGAAGACCAGTTCCTCGGCGGCGCGACCGCCCAGCGCGTACGCCAGGGTGTCGATCATTTCGGCGCGCGTCTGGGTGTACTTGTCTTCGGTCGGGAGCACCAGGGTGTGGCCCAGCGAGCGGCCACGGGACAGGATCGTCACCTTGTGCACCGGCGCGGCGTGCGGCAGCGCCCAGGCGACCAACGCGTGGCCACCCTCGTGGTACGCGGTGATCTTCTTTTCGTTGTCGCTCATGACGCGGGTCCGTCGCTGCGGACCGGCGACCACCCGGTCGATCGACTCTTCGAGCGAGTCGTTGGAGATCGCGCGCTGCTCCTTACGGGCGGTGAGCAGAGCCGACTCGTTGATCACGTTGGCCAGGTCGGCGCCGCTGAAGCCCGGGGTGCGCCGGGCCACCGCGTCGAGGTCGACGTCGGGGGTGAACGGCTTGCCCTTGGCGTGCACCCGCAGGATTGCCTTGCGGCCCTCCATGTCGGGGGCGTCCACCGGGATCTGCCTGTCGAACCGGCCCGGGCGCAGCAGCGCCGGGTCGAGGATGTCCGGCCGGTTGGTGGCCGCGATCAGGATGACCCCGCCCTTGGTGTCGAAGCCGTCCATCTCGACGAGGAGCTGGTTGAGCGTCTGCTCCCGCTCGTCGTGGCCGCCGCCCATGCCGGCACCACGGTGCCGGCCGACGGCGTCGATCTCGTCGACGAAGACGATCGCCGGGGCGTTCGTCTTGGCCTGCTCGAACAGGTCACGGACCCGGCTGGCGCCGACGCCGACGAACATCTCCACGAAGTCGGAGCCGGAGATGGAGTAGAAGGGCACCCCGGCCTCGCCGGCGACCGCGCGGGCCAGCAGCGTCTTGCCGGTGCCGGGCGGGCCGAACAGCAGCACACCCTTCGGGATCTTGGCGCCCAGGGCCTGGTACTTCGCCGGGTTCTGCAGGAAGTCCTTGATCTCGTACAGCTCCTCGACGGCCTCCTCGGCACCCGCGACGTCCGCGAAGGTCGTCTTCGGAGTGTCCTTGGTGATCATCTTGGCCTTGGACTTGCCGAAGTTGAGCACCCGGGAGCCGCCGCCCTGCATCTGCGACATGAAGAACAGCAGCAGGAGGACGAGCAGCGCGATCGGCAGCAGGTTGACCAGCAGGCTCACCCAGATGCTGTCCGAGGAGACCTTGGCGTCGGCCGGGCCGGTGACCCGGTTGTTCGCCTTGGCGTCAAGCACCTCGTTCCAGATCTGGTCGCCAGCCTGGTACGGGAACTGGGCTTCGATCTTGTTGGTCTCGGTCTTGCCGAACTTGGTCTTCTGGGCCAGGTCCAGCTGGAGCGTCTGCTCCTTGTCCTGGAAGACCACCTTGTTGATCTTGGCGGTGTGCAGCTGATCGAGCGCAACGGAAGTGTCCACGCGGTGGTAGCTGGGACCACTCGTGAACAGCTGACTGAGCACAACGGCGCCGAGGATGACCAGGATGATCCAGACCACCGGTCGGCGGAAGAAACGCGTACGTTCCATACTGTTGTCGAGCGCCGGAGCGCCCGCATCCTCCTGATCGACGTCCTGACCGTCTGATGGTGTCGCCGCGCTGAGCGGCGGCCGGAGCCGCCGTGCGGGCCGGCCTCGACCCCGAGGCGCGAAAACTGCCGCGCCGCGGTCATTCGACGGTACACCGTGTACGCGAGGAGTGAGCTTGCGAGCCCCGCAGTCGTGCACCATCAAAAGCCGGTGTGGCGGGGAGTCCGGCTCGGCCACCCGAGCGCCCGGTCACGCGATCGAGAGGGTCGAGCACGGAGTTACCTCCGGGCCACCGGGTTACACGGTAACCGCATCAGCTGAGAGCGCGCTGAACGTCGGCTTGATGGATACCGATGCGAGTCGGGCTCATGCCGGCCGGCGGGCCGTCCCGACGGGTCTGTCCCGGCGTCAGGAGCGGGCGTAGACCTCGGGCTTGAGCACCCCGACGTAGGGCAACTCGCGGTAGCGCTCGCCGAAGTCGAGGCCGTACCCGACCACGAACTCGGTGGGGATGTCGAAGCCGACGTACTTCACCGGGACCGGCACCTTCACCGCGTCCGGCTTGCGGAACAGGGCGACCACCTCGACGCTCGCCGCCGAACGCGACTCGAGGTAGCGCAGCAGCCAGGAGAGCGTGAGCCCGGAGTCGACGATGTCCTCGACGACGACCACGTGCCGCCCGGCGATGTCCCGGTCCAGGTCCTTGAGGATGCGGACCACCCCGGACGAGGTGGTGCCCTGGCCGTAGGACGAGATGGCCATGAAGTCGAGCTCCGCCGGGGGGCCGTTGCGGCCCAGCGCCCGGGCGAAGTCCGCCATGAACATCACCGCGCCCTTGAGTACGCACACCAGCAGCAGCCCGTCGCCCACGTGGGCGTAGTCGGCGGAGACCTGCTTGGCCAGCTCCGCCGTCTTCTCGCGGATCTGCGCCTCGGAGATGATCACGTGGTCGATGTCGGCGTCGTACCAGGAGCCGTCAGCCATGACTCCTAGCCTGCCGTACGTCGGATGGCCTCCGTCGGCGGGGCCGCACCTTTTGGCGCGGTCCCGCCAAGGATTTTCTGCGCAAACAACGCTAATCACATCAGTTGGTGCGGGACCGCCAGCGGCGGCCGTCGTCGCTGGGCTTCCAGTCGGCCGAATCGTGGCTGTCGACGGTGAGGCCGGCCGCCGAGGCGGCGACGAGCAGGACGAGGAACAGGAGGAAGAGCAGGAACTCCATGGCGGCGCTCGCTTTCGCATGATTGCTGTCGGTTTCGCCGCCGGTGCGCACCGGACTGAGAACAGTCTGCGACCAGACGAAGCGAGCGGACAGTGGCAGGAATGCCATTGGTCATCGATTTACTGCCACCTGTCGGGTTACCCTCGTCACATGCTGCGGTCCGTTGCCGTCCTCGCCCTCGATCAGGTCGCTCCCTTCGAGCTCGGCGTACTCGCCGAGGTGTTCGGCACCGACCGGACAGCCGACGGGTTTCCCGCCTACCGCTTCCAGGT comes from Micromonospora vinacea and encodes:
- the folE gene encoding GTP cyclohydrolase I FolE, with translation MAVSATEPDGDDELDYVAARLISGKLTGRPVEDAVDLGRIEKAVREILIAVGEDPDRDGLQQTPARVARAYAELFAGLRVDPAQVLSTTFEANHEELVIVRDIDVMSLCEHHLLPFRGSAHIGYIPGPDGRITGLSKLARLVEVFARRPQVQERLTSQVADLLMSKLAPRGVVVVLECEHMCMAMRGIQKSGAKTITSAVRGILQSDSKSRAEAMALIIPR
- the ftsH gene encoding ATP-dependent zinc metalloprotease FtsH, coding for MERTRFFRRPVVWIILVILGAVVLSQLFTSGPSYHRVDTSVALDQLHTAKINKVVFQDKEQTLQLDLAQKTKFGKTETNKIEAQFPYQAGDQIWNEVLDAKANNRVTGPADAKVSSDSIWVSLLVNLLPIALLVLLLLFFMSQMQGGGSRVLNFGKSKAKMITKDTPKTTFADVAGAEEAVEELYEIKDFLQNPAKYQALGAKIPKGVLLFGPPGTGKTLLARAVAGEAGVPFYSISGSDFVEMFVGVGASRVRDLFEQAKTNAPAIVFVDEIDAVGRHRGAGMGGGHDEREQTLNQLLVEMDGFDTKGGVILIAATNRPDILDPALLRPGRFDRQIPVDAPDMEGRKAILRVHAKGKPFTPDVDLDAVARRTPGFSGADLANVINESALLTARKEQRAISNDSLEESIDRVVAGPQRRTRVMSDNEKKITAYHEGGHALVAWALPHAAPVHKVTILSRGRSLGHTLVLPTEDKYTQTRAEMIDTLAYALGGRAAEELVFHEPTTGAGNDIEKATQLARAMITQYGMSSKLGAIKYGTSGDEPFLGRNMGHERDYSDSVAAEIDGEMRALVELAHDEAWEILVEYRDVLDNIVLELMEKETLSTADMARICSRVVKRPPLAPYNGFGKRQPSTEPPVLTPAEKDKLKAQAEADGAQASVGGGAPSNNSDGTH
- the hpt gene encoding hypoxanthine phosphoribosyltransferase, which encodes MADGSWYDADIDHVIISEAQIREKTAELAKQVSADYAHVGDGLLLVCVLKGAVMFMADFARALGRNGPPAELDFMAISSYGQGTTSSGVVRILKDLDRDIAGRHVVVVEDIVDSGLTLSWLLRYLESRSAASVEVVALFRKPDAVKVPVPVKYVGFDIPTEFVVGYGLDFGERYRELPYVGVLKPEVYARS